The Pelobates fuscus isolate aPelFus1 chromosome 2, aPelFus1.pri, whole genome shotgun sequence genome has a segment encoding these proteins:
- the PRSS35 gene encoding inactive serine protease 35, whose translation MGHFYVIFILLLTSTSSFTKGEEMYEDYIWHVSKIPKIVTSNVVHLKSPDFKAEPHLEMNGTCGIECQKNLPTPSLNDLENYLSYETVFDNGTRTLTKVNVQNWLPRNEVMSSVKHSLRRKRQVYGTDSRFSISDKQFMTNYPFSTAVKLSSGCSGILISPKHVLTAAHCIHDGKDYVKDAKKLRVGILKIRSKRGGKRRKGSKKNKGGDREDTDSSKDGKKQRLKSIQKRSVTEEKKSTESRKEKSSTGSGKPSFQWTRVKAIQIPNGWFSDVTDKMILDYDYAVLELKRPHKKKYMDIGISPQVEKMPGSRVHFSSFDDDRPGQLVYRFCSISEESSDLFYQYCDAEPGSSGSGIYIRLKEPNEKKWKRKIVAIYSGHQWVEFNGEHQDYNIAVRITPLKYAQICLWIHGNSADCAQG comes from the coding sequence ATGGgccatttttatgttatttttattttgctcctCACATCGACCTCATCCTTTACCAAAGGAGAGGAAATGTATGAGGACTACATTTGGCATGTCAGCAAAATACCCAAAATTGTGACTTCAAATGTTGTCCATCTCAAGAGCCCAGATTTTAAGGCTGAACCTCACTTGGAGATGAATGGAACATGTGGAATAGAATGTCAGAAGAATTTGCCAACACCATCACTAAATGATCTTGAGAACTACCTTTCCTATGAAACTGTATTTGACAATGGCACACGCACCTTGACCAAAGTAAATGTCCAAAACTGGCTACCTAGAAATGAAGTTATGTCCTCAGTGAAACATTCTTTGCGCCGAAAAAGGCAAGTTTATGGCACTGATAGCAGATTCAGCATATCAGACAAGCAGTTTATGACCAACTACCCATTCAGCACAGCTGTTAAACTCTCCTCTGGTTGCAGTGGCATCCTTATATCACCAAAGCATGTTTTAACAGCTGCCCATTGTATTCATGATGGAAAGGATTATGTCAAAGATGCCAAGAAGTTACGTGTTGGAATCTTAAAAATTAGGTCCAAGCGGGGTGGCAAAAGACGCAAGGggtccaaaaaaaataaaggaggtGATCGTGAAGATACTGATTCCAGTAAGGATGGTAAAAAGCAGAGGCTAAAGTCAATTCAAAAGAGATCGGTAACTGAAGAGAAGAAAAGCACTGAATCCAGAAAAGAAAAGTCTTCAACTGGCAGTGGGAAACCATCCTTCCAGTGGACAAGGGTAAAGGCCATCCAGATCCCCAACGGCTGGTTTAGTGATGTAACGGATAAAATGATCCTAGATTATGACTATGCTGTTCTGGAACTAAAACGTCCTCATAAGAAGAAGTATATGGATATTGGAATAAGCCCACAAGTAGAAAAGATGCCTGGTAGCAGGGTGCACTTTTCAAGTTTTGATGACGATAGACCTGGACAACTGGTATATCGTTTTTGCAGTATTTCAGAGGAGTCTAGTGATCTTTTCTATCAGTATTGTGATGCAGAGCCTGGCTCAAGTGGATCTGGTATCTACATCCGTCTTAAAGAACCAAACGAGAAGAAATGGAAGAGGAAAATCGTTGCTATCTATTCAGGTCATCAGTGGGTAGAATTCAACGGTGAACATCAGGATTACAATATAGCTGTAAGAATAACTCCTCTAAAATATGCACAAATATGTCTCTGGATTCATGGAAACAGTGCTGACTGTGCTCAAGGATAA